From a region of the Streptomyces sp. B21-083 genome:
- a CDS encoding enolase C-terminal domain-like protein translates to MTAEETVERLDTAVYTVPTDAPEADGTLRWTSTTLVLATVRCGPVTGLGYTYAPAAAARIIDDVLAGVVVGGPAFDVPRLNEAMHRAVRNAGLPGVAAQAIAAVDIALWDCKARLLGLPLVQLLGAARDDVPVYGSGGFTTYDSDRQDRQLRGWVEQEGIPRVKIKIGESWGRCEERDRRRVAEARASVGDTTSLYVDANGAYSAKQAVRVAGALADAGVTWFEEPVSSDHLTTLAHIRDQVTMDVTAGEYGYTLPYFEYMLAAGAVDCLQADITRCGGITVWLRAAALAQARGLDISGHCAPHAHAHAAAAVPNLRHLEWFHDHVRIERILFDGVLDPAGGSIDPGSGGEGGLGLALNADRAQRYRVS, encoded by the coding sequence GTGACCGCCGAGGAGACCGTGGAGCGGCTGGACACCGCCGTCTACACGGTGCCCACCGACGCGCCGGAGGCGGACGGCACCCTGAGGTGGACCAGCACCACCCTCGTGCTCGCCACCGTACGGTGCGGCCCTGTCACCGGCCTGGGGTACACCTACGCGCCGGCGGCCGCGGCACGGATCATCGACGACGTGCTCGCGGGCGTCGTCGTCGGTGGCCCCGCCTTCGACGTGCCGCGCCTCAACGAGGCCATGCACCGCGCGGTACGCAACGCCGGCCTGCCCGGCGTCGCGGCGCAGGCGATCGCCGCTGTGGACATCGCTCTGTGGGACTGCAAGGCCCGTCTGCTCGGACTGCCCCTCGTCCAGTTGCTGGGCGCCGCCCGAGACGACGTGCCGGTCTACGGAAGCGGCGGATTCACGACCTACGACAGCGATCGCCAGGACCGCCAACTGCGCGGCTGGGTCGAACAGGAGGGCATCCCGCGGGTCAAGATCAAGATCGGTGAGTCGTGGGGGCGGTGTGAGGAGCGCGACCGTCGGCGCGTGGCCGAGGCCCGCGCGAGCGTCGGAGACACCACCTCCCTGTATGTGGACGCCAACGGCGCCTACAGCGCGAAGCAGGCCGTTCGCGTCGCCGGCGCACTGGCCGATGCGGGCGTCACCTGGTTCGAGGAACCCGTCTCCTCCGACCACCTCACCACCCTCGCCCACATCCGCGACCAGGTCACGATGGACGTCACGGCCGGCGAGTACGGATACACCCTGCCGTACTTCGAGTACATGCTCGCCGCCGGGGCGGTGGACTGCCTGCAGGCGGACATCACCCGCTGCGGCGGCATCACCGTCTGGCTGCGCGCCGCCGCCCTCGCCCAGGCCCGCGGCCTCGACATCTCCGGCCACTGCGCACCGCACGCCCACGCGCACGCCGCCGCGGCGGTGCCCAACCTGCGCCACCTGGAATGGTTCCACGACCACGTCCGCATCGAACGCATCCTCTTCGACGGCGTCCTCGACCCCGCAGGCGGCAGCATCGACCCCGGCAGCGGCGGCGAAGGCGGTCTGGGCCTCGCCCTGAACGCCGACCGCGCACAGCGGTACCGGGTGAGCTGA
- a CDS encoding glycoside hydrolase family 15 protein, translated as MSTSYPPHTLHDYALLADGERGALIGPDGAVSWLCAPAWHDDAVFASLIGGQGVYAITPRAPHVFGGYYEEGTLIWRSRWVGVDGIVECREALAFPGEPGRLILLRQVRAVDGTGRLTVVLDPHGGYGREPLSHAHRRDDGVWEVRSGTHHLRWQGAPFAVPGAAGLTAEIELQQGESHDLILECSGAPLPRELPRAEPAWAATESAWRRTVPPLTKTIAPTDARRGYAVLRGLTSHGGGMVAAATTSMPERAEQGRNYDYRYVWIRDQSLAGQAAAAAGAPELLDDAVRFVSERLHTDGPRLAPAYTVHGTNVPGQQDLDLPGYPGGFDRIGNWVREQFQLDCFGESLLLFAAAERHHRLDDTARQAAGIAVRAIAERWQQPDAGIWELDDRMWTHSRLTCVAGLRAVAAAAPRHPLAATCTRLADTVLAATSATCLSPEGHWQRAPKDPHVDTALLLPLVRGALPPGDARIRATLDACRRELTQDHFAYRFRHDDRPLEEAEGAFLLCGFVMALAEHQQGDAVAAHRWFERNRGACGASGLYAEEFDIAQRQLRGNLPQAFVHALLLETAARLAAPPAQPQSALAQRN; from the coding sequence ATGAGCACCTCGTACCCACCCCACACGCTGCACGACTACGCGCTGCTGGCCGACGGGGAACGCGGCGCGCTGATCGGACCGGACGGCGCCGTCAGCTGGCTGTGCGCGCCGGCCTGGCACGACGACGCCGTCTTCGCCTCCCTCATCGGCGGACAGGGCGTGTACGCCATCACTCCGCGCGCCCCGCACGTCTTCGGCGGCTACTACGAAGAGGGCACCCTCATCTGGCGCAGCCGCTGGGTGGGCGTCGACGGCATCGTGGAGTGCCGTGAGGCACTGGCCTTTCCCGGTGAACCCGGCCGCCTCATCCTGCTGCGGCAGGTGCGGGCCGTCGACGGAACGGGCCGCCTGACCGTCGTCCTCGACCCGCACGGCGGATACGGGCGGGAGCCGCTATCGCATGCTCACCGGCGCGATGACGGGGTGTGGGAAGTGCGCAGTGGCACCCACCACCTGCGTTGGCAGGGAGCGCCGTTCGCCGTCCCCGGGGCAGCGGGCCTCACCGCCGAGATCGAACTCCAGCAGGGCGAGAGCCACGACCTGATCCTGGAGTGCTCCGGTGCTCCGCTGCCACGGGAGCTTCCCCGGGCCGAACCCGCCTGGGCCGCCACTGAATCCGCGTGGCGGCGGACGGTGCCGCCGCTCACGAAAACCATCGCCCCCACGGACGCGCGCCGAGGCTACGCCGTCCTGCGCGGTCTGACCTCGCACGGCGGCGGAATGGTCGCGGCCGCCACCACCAGCATGCCGGAGCGAGCCGAGCAGGGCCGCAACTACGACTACCGGTACGTATGGATCCGCGACCAGAGCCTCGCGGGGCAGGCCGCGGCCGCCGCGGGCGCCCCCGAACTGCTCGACGACGCGGTCCGCTTCGTCAGTGAGCGGCTGCACACGGACGGGCCGCGGCTGGCCCCCGCCTACACCGTGCACGGCACGAACGTGCCCGGTCAGCAGGATCTCGACCTGCCCGGCTATCCAGGGGGTTTCGACCGCATCGGCAACTGGGTCCGCGAACAGTTCCAGCTCGACTGCTTCGGCGAGAGCCTGCTCCTGTTCGCGGCGGCCGAACGTCACCACCGACTCGACGACACCGCCCGACAGGCCGCCGGCATCGCTGTACGGGCCATCGCCGAGCGCTGGCAGCAACCCGACGCCGGTATCTGGGAGCTCGACGACCGCATGTGGACCCACAGTCGGCTCACCTGTGTCGCCGGTCTGCGAGCCGTCGCCGCCGCGGCACCACGCCACCCCCTCGCCGCCACCTGTACCCGGCTCGCCGACACCGTGCTCGCCGCCACCTCGGCGACCTGCCTGTCTCCGGAGGGGCACTGGCAGCGCGCTCCCAAGGATCCGCACGTGGACACCGCACTGCTGCTCCCCCTCGTACGGGGCGCCCTGCCCCCCGGCGACGCGCGCATCCGCGCCACCCTGGACGCCTGTCGGCGCGAGCTGACGCAGGACCACTTCGCCTACCGCTTCCGCCACGACGACCGCCCCCTGGAAGAGGCCGAGGGCGCCTTCCTGCTCTGCGGGTTCGTCATGGCGCTGGCCGAACACCAGCAAGGCGACGCCGTCGCCGCGCACCGCTGGTTCGAACGCAACCGTGGCGCCTGCGGTGCGTCGGGCCTGTACGCGGAGGAGTTCGACATCGCCCAGCGGCAACTGCGCGGCAACCTGCCGCAGGCGTTCGTCCACGCGTTGCTGCTCGAAACCGCCGCCCGCCTCGCCGCACCCCCCGCCCAGCCGCAAAGCGCTCTAGCACAAAGGAATTGA
- a CDS encoding SDR family oxidoreductase, with protein MSVNVVITGASAGIGRATARLYAKRGANIVLVARGHAGLRATADEVEALGGRPLVQVADTADGPQVEAAAAAAEEAFGPIDVWINCAFTSVFAPFDEITAEEYQRATDVTYHGFVHGTRAALKRMLPRDRGTIVQVGSALGERAVPLQSVYCGAKHAVNGFTSSVRTELLHRRSNVHITIVQMPAVNTPQFSWVHSRLPRHPSPVPPIYQPEVAARGVLHAADHPHRKQYFVGASTVGTIWANRFVPALLDRYLARTGFDSQQTDGRPTGESNLFEPVDRSPGSDHGAHGVFDDSSHARSWQAVTARHPVLSLACVGLVAGAAAAALRKRSGAFPTSREAPHE; from the coding sequence ATGTCCGTGAACGTTGTCATCACCGGCGCCAGTGCCGGGATCGGCAGAGCGACCGCCCGCCTCTACGCCAAGCGCGGCGCGAACATCGTCCTCGTCGCCCGCGGGCATGCTGGGCTGCGAGCCACCGCCGACGAAGTCGAGGCCCTCGGCGGCCGCCCTCTTGTGCAGGTCGCCGACACCGCGGACGGGCCGCAGGTCGAGGCCGCCGCAGCCGCAGCGGAGGAAGCCTTCGGCCCCATCGACGTGTGGATCAACTGTGCCTTCACCAGCGTGTTCGCGCCTTTCGACGAGATCACGGCCGAGGAGTACCAGCGGGCGACGGATGTGACCTATCACGGGTTCGTCCACGGCACCCGGGCCGCGCTGAAGCGGATGCTGCCCCGCGACCGCGGCACGATCGTGCAGGTGGGTTCCGCGCTCGGTGAGCGGGCCGTCCCCCTGCAGTCCGTGTACTGCGGCGCCAAGCACGCCGTCAACGGCTTCACCTCCTCGGTACGCACCGAGCTGCTCCACCGCCGCAGCAACGTGCACATCACGATCGTGCAGATGCCGGCGGTCAACACACCCCAGTTCTCCTGGGTGCACTCCCGTCTGCCCAGGCATCCCAGCCCCGTCCCGCCGATCTACCAGCCCGAAGTCGCCGCCCGGGGCGTCCTGCACGCCGCCGACCACCCGCACCGCAAGCAGTACTTCGTCGGAGCCAGCACCGTGGGCACCATCTGGGCCAACCGCTTCGTCCCAGCGCTCCTCGACCGGTACCTGGCCCGTACGGGCTTCGACTCCCAGCAGACCGACGGCCGGCCGACCGGTGAAAGCAACCTGTTCGAGCCCGTCGACCGGTCACCTGGCAGTGACCACGGCGCCCACGGCGTCTTCGACGACTCTTCCCACGCCCGTTCCTGGCAAGCCGTCACGGCACGGCACCCCGTCCTGTCACTGGCTTGCGTCGGTCTCGTCGCCGGCGCGGCCGCAGCCGCGCTACGCAAGCGGAGTGGCGCGTTTCCCACATCACGAGAAGCTCCCCATGAGTGA
- a CDS encoding excalibur calcium-binding domain-containing protein → MFFLGVGIGGSGQGDGKDPVAADPTPTATVTTTATATVSATVTATPEPAPTVTVRATRTVTAEPAVDTDTDTDTDTGSGTGSGTGSDGGSGSGDDSVYYENCAAARAAGAAPVHVGDPGYARHLDRDGDGVGCE, encoded by the coding sequence GTGTTCTTCCTCGGCGTCGGCATCGGTGGAAGCGGTCAGGGGGACGGCAAGGACCCGGTGGCCGCCGACCCGACGCCCACGGCGACCGTCACGACGACAGCGACCGCCACGGTCTCGGCCACGGTGACAGCCACGCCCGAACCCGCCCCCACCGTCACCGTGCGGGCGACCAGGACGGTGACGGCCGAGCCTGCGGTCGACACCGACACCGACACCGACACCGACACCGGCTCGGGCACGGGATCGGGCACGGGATCGGACGGCGGCTCCGGGTCCGGTGACGACAGCGTGTACTACGAGAACTGCGCGGCCGCCCGCGCCGCCGGAGCCGCCCCGGTGCATGTCGGTGATCCCGGCTACGCGCGGCATCTCGACCGGGACGGCGACGGCGTCGGCTGCGAGTGA
- a CDS encoding NPP1 family protein, which produces MKRPVRTRRASLVLGSAVALVVAFPGTALAAPPGPLPADADSTEQTYQPAYDYDTDGCYPTPAIGPTGTLNGGLKPTGSLNGQCRDAADLDNTNGYSRYKCDNGWCAIIYGLYFEKDQALAGSSIGGHRHDWEHVVVWVRDGVAEYVSTSNHGGFSIHTRDQVRWDGTHPKIVYHKDGIRTHCFRLAGTNDEPPENHKGTWQFPALVGWNGYPSGIRDKLTSADWGSANFGLKDGNFASHLAAAMPAGIAFDPNA; this is translated from the coding sequence GTGAAGAGACCTGTGCGCACCCGCAGAGCCTCGCTCGTCCTCGGCAGCGCGGTCGCGCTGGTCGTCGCCTTTCCCGGCACCGCCCTCGCCGCCCCGCCCGGACCCCTCCCGGCCGACGCGGACAGCACCGAGCAGACGTACCAGCCGGCGTACGACTACGACACGGACGGCTGCTACCCCACCCCCGCCATCGGCCCCACGGGCACCCTCAACGGCGGCCTCAAGCCGACCGGTTCCCTCAACGGGCAGTGCAGGGACGCCGCCGACCTCGACAACACCAACGGCTACTCCCGTTACAAGTGCGACAACGGCTGGTGCGCGATCATCTACGGCCTCTACTTCGAGAAGGACCAGGCACTCGCGGGCAGCAGCATCGGGGGACACCGGCACGACTGGGAGCACGTGGTGGTGTGGGTGCGGGACGGCGTGGCGGAGTACGTCTCGACCTCCAACCACGGCGGCTTCAGCATCCACACCAGGGACCAGGTCCGCTGGGACGGCACGCACCCCAAGATCGTCTACCACAAGGACGGCATCAGAACCCACTGCTTCCGCCTCGCGGGCACCAACGACGAGCCGCCGGAGAACCACAAGGGAACCTGGCAGTTCCCGGCGCTGGTCGGCTGGAACGGCTATCCGTCAGGCATCCGTGACAAACTGACCTCCGCCGACTGGGGCAGCGCCAACTTCGGCCTCAAGGACGGCAACTTCGCCTCCCACCTGGCGGCGGCAATGCCGGCGGGCATCGCGTTCGACCCGAACGCCTGA
- a CDS encoding maleylacetate reductase, which produces MRVVLRAGAAVTATAGEAERLGLRRLLVVCGERGKDTARAVADSLGPALAGLHAEARMHVPVEVADRAVEVALAAGADGCVAVGGGSAIGLGKAIALRTGLPLIAVPSTYSGSEMTPVWGLTEQGVKSTGRDRSVLPRSVVYDPELTLSLPVPLSVTSGINAIAHAVEALYAPDASPLVSLMAQEGVRAMAEALPAVAADPGSLDARGRALYGAWLCGSCLGATTMGLHHKLCHVLGGTFGLPHAETHTVVLPHALAFNAPAAPDAADAVARALSGPADAPTALWELAGRLGAPGSLAELGLTEADVAVAAAQVAGQRPYANPREVTPEGVLGLLRAAYRGAAPGTAD; this is translated from the coding sequence ATGCGGGTCGTGCTGCGGGCCGGGGCCGCCGTGACCGCGACGGCCGGAGAAGCCGAACGGCTCGGTCTGCGACGGCTGTTGGTGGTGTGCGGCGAGCGCGGGAAGGACACCGCGCGGGCGGTCGCCGACTCGCTCGGACCGGCCCTGGCGGGTCTGCACGCCGAGGCGCGGATGCACGTACCCGTCGAAGTCGCCGACCGGGCCGTCGAAGTGGCGCTCGCGGCGGGCGCCGACGGTTGTGTGGCGGTCGGCGGTGGCTCCGCGATCGGCCTGGGAAAGGCGATCGCGCTGCGCACCGGGCTGCCGCTGATCGCCGTGCCCTCCACCTACTCCGGCTCGGAGATGACCCCCGTCTGGGGCCTGACCGAGCAGGGCGTGAAAAGCACCGGCCGCGACCGGTCGGTCCTCCCGCGCAGTGTCGTGTACGACCCCGAGCTGACCCTCTCCCTGCCGGTCCCGCTCTCGGTCACCAGCGGTATCAACGCCATCGCCCACGCGGTGGAGGCCCTCTACGCCCCCGACGCCTCACCGCTCGTCTCACTGATGGCGCAGGAGGGCGTACGGGCGATGGCCGAGGCGCTCCCGGCTGTGGCCGCCGACCCGGGGTCCCTCGACGCGCGCGGCCGGGCCCTGTACGGGGCGTGGCTGTGCGGCTCGTGCCTGGGTGCCACGACCATGGGCCTGCACCACAAGCTGTGCCATGTCCTCGGCGGCACCTTCGGCCTGCCGCACGCCGAGACCCACACGGTCGTCCTGCCGCACGCCCTGGCCTTCAACGCGCCCGCCGCACCGGACGCGGCCGACGCCGTCGCCCGCGCGCTGAGCGGTCCGGCCGATGCCCCAACTGCCTTGTGGGAGCTGGCCGGACGTCTCGGCGCCCCGGGCTCCCTTGCCGAACTGGGCCTCACCGAGGCCGATGTGGCGGTGGCGGCGGCCCAGGTCGCCGGGCAGCGGCCGTACGCCAACCCGCGCGAGGTCACGCCCGAGGGTGTGCTCGGTCTGCTGCGGGCGGCGTACCGGGGCGCGGCACCCGGCACGGCGGACTGA
- a CDS encoding intradiol ring-cleavage dioxygenase has translation MTTEPSTRDVGEGAGFTTAVTEAVVDSMSGTADPRLRELLTALTRHLHAFVRETEPTMEEWERAIGFLTATGQTCTDTRQEFILLSDVLGVSMLVETLNGHGDPGATESTVLGPFHMTESPVRELGADIDLVGAGEPCVVSGRVLDRDGTPLPGAVLDVWQADAEGYYDVQQPDVQPPGNGRGLFTADTEGRFWFRTCVPSPYPIPTDGPVGALLHATGRHPYRPAHIHFIATAEGHEPVTTHIFVAGSEYLDSDAVFAVKESLVEDFTETDDLSLAGEFGVPNPFRHARFDLVLEKSGQKS, from the coding sequence ATGACCACTGAACCCAGCACACGTGACGTCGGTGAGGGCGCCGGTTTCACCACCGCCGTCACCGAAGCGGTCGTCGACAGCATGAGCGGGACCGCCGACCCGCGCCTGCGCGAGCTGCTCACCGCCCTCACCCGCCACCTCCACGCCTTCGTACGGGAGACCGAGCCGACGATGGAGGAGTGGGAGCGGGCCATCGGCTTCCTGACGGCGACCGGGCAGACCTGCACCGACACCCGGCAGGAGTTCATCCTCCTGTCGGACGTCCTCGGCGTCTCGATGCTCGTGGAGACCCTCAACGGCCACGGGGACCCGGGCGCCACCGAGTCGACCGTGCTCGGTCCCTTCCACATGACCGAGTCGCCGGTACGTGAACTGGGCGCCGACATCGACCTGGTGGGCGCCGGTGAGCCGTGCGTGGTCAGCGGGCGGGTGCTCGACCGGGACGGAACTCCCTTGCCCGGCGCGGTACTTGACGTGTGGCAGGCCGACGCCGAGGGCTACTACGACGTCCAGCAGCCGGACGTCCAGCCGCCGGGCAACGGCCGCGGGCTCTTCACCGCGGACACGGAGGGCCGCTTCTGGTTCCGCACCTGTGTGCCGAGCCCGTACCCCATCCCGACGGACGGCCCGGTCGGCGCACTGCTCCACGCCACCGGCCGGCACCCCTACCGCCCCGCCCATATCCACTTCATCGCCACCGCCGAGGGCCACGAGCCCGTCACCACCCACATTTTCGTCGCGGGCAGCGAATACCTGGACTCGGACGCCGTGTTCGCGGTGAAGGAGAGCCTGGTTGAGGACTTCACCGAGACCGACGACCTGTCCCTGGCAGGGGAGTTCGGCGTACCGAACCCCTTCCGCCACGCACGCTTCGACCTCGTACTGGAGAAGTCGGGGCAGAAGTCGTGA
- a CDS encoding helix-turn-helix domain-containing protein, with protein sequence MRRNGGNKARTASALGIARATLYRKLRECGA encoded by the coding sequence CTGCGCCGCAACGGCGGCAACAAGGCCCGTACGGCGTCGGCCCTGGGCATCGCCCGCGCCACGCTGTACCGGAAACTGCGCGAGTGCGGGGCCTGA
- a CDS encoding LacI family DNA-binding transcriptional regulator produces MRPPTIRDVAERAGVSKSLVSLVLRGSDQVRPEKREAVLLAVRELGYRPNAAARSLSEQRTRTVGALLNDLRNPWFVDLLDGLGSLLHDNGLHMLLADARLNRRSGQDLTGPFRDLGVDGLVVVGTLPDPAVLGTLAERLPVVVAGAREPALPGVDVVANDDEHGARIATEYLLGLGHRRIAHIAGYGAVGELRRRGFEATMRAHGLADSALVEAGDLTEEGGYRSAVRLLGDPADRPTAVFAVNDMTAVGAISAAEELGMGVPRDLSVIGYDNTNISRLRHVWLTTVDSASHEVGRRAARCLLDRLDAPRDPGSVHLAAPTLEIRGTTAAPAEVR; encoded by the coding sequence ATGAGACCGCCGACCATCCGAGACGTCGCCGAACGAGCCGGGGTGTCGAAATCCCTGGTCTCGCTGGTGCTGCGCGGTTCCGACCAGGTACGGCCCGAGAAGCGGGAGGCCGTCCTGCTCGCGGTACGCGAACTGGGCTACCGGCCGAACGCCGCCGCCCGCAGCCTCAGCGAACAGCGCACCCGGACCGTCGGCGCCCTCCTCAACGACCTGCGCAACCCCTGGTTCGTCGACCTCCTCGACGGCCTGGGCTCCCTCCTCCATGACAACGGCCTGCACATGCTGCTCGCCGACGCCCGCCTCAACCGGCGCAGCGGCCAGGACCTCACCGGCCCCTTCCGTGATCTCGGCGTCGACGGCCTGGTCGTCGTCGGCACCCTGCCCGACCCGGCGGTCCTGGGCACCCTCGCCGAGCGCCTCCCGGTCGTCGTCGCGGGTGCCCGTGAGCCCGCGCTGCCCGGGGTCGACGTGGTCGCCAACGACGACGAGCACGGCGCCCGCATCGCCACCGAGTACCTCCTCGGGCTCGGGCACCGCCGGATCGCCCACATCGCCGGGTACGGCGCCGTCGGTGAGCTGCGCCGGCGCGGCTTCGAGGCGACGATGCGCGCGCACGGTCTGGCGGACAGTGCCCTCGTCGAGGCCGGCGACCTGACCGAGGAGGGCGGCTACCGGAGCGCCGTCCGACTGCTCGGCGACCCCGCCGACCGGCCCACCGCCGTCTTCGCCGTCAACGACATGACGGCCGTCGGCGCGATCTCCGCCGCCGAGGAACTGGGGATGGGCGTCCCGCGAGACCTGTCCGTCATCGGCTACGACAACACGAACATCTCGCGGCTGCGCCACGTCTGGCTCACCACTGTGGACAGCGCCAGCCACGAGGTCGGCCGCCGCGCCGCCCGCTGCCTCCTCGACCGGCTCGACGCGCCCCGCGACCCCGGCAGCGTCCACCTGGCCGCCCCGACACTGGAGATCCGGGGGACGACGGCAGCACCTGCCGAGGTTCGGTAA
- a CDS encoding Gfo/Idh/MocA family protein — protein MASTLGVAVVGFGWMGRVHTQAYVRLAHHFPQLGLRPELVMVAEEVPGRAEEAAAQFGFASTTRDWRAVAADPRVQAVSITAPNFLHREIGVAMAEAGKHIWIEKPVGLSAADAGAVADAVARAGVQGTVGFNYRNAPAVERARQLIAAGDIGTVTHVRVRLFSDYAAHPDGALTWRYERERGGSGVLGDLASHGADLARFLLGEIAALTADTAVFVPERSRPTGATAGHTLAAGGERGPVENEDYVSCLLRFASGARGVLEACRVSVGEQNNYGFEVHGTKGAVFWDFRRMNELGVSTGTSYQDQPVSTVFVGPGDGEFGAFQPGAANAMGYDDLKVIEAHRFVRSVAEGTSYGATLTDAVRSAAALDAMSRSVESGAWVSVGA, from the coding sequence ATGGCAAGTACGCTCGGTGTCGCCGTCGTGGGGTTCGGCTGGATGGGACGGGTGCACACACAGGCGTACGTCCGTCTGGCGCACCACTTCCCCCAGCTGGGGCTGCGGCCCGAACTGGTCATGGTCGCCGAGGAAGTGCCGGGCCGGGCCGAGGAGGCCGCCGCGCAGTTCGGGTTCGCCTCGACGACCCGTGACTGGCGTGCCGTGGCCGCCGACCCGCGCGTGCAGGCCGTGAGCATCACTGCGCCGAACTTCCTGCACCGGGAGATCGGCGTCGCGATGGCCGAGGCCGGCAAGCACATCTGGATCGAGAAGCCGGTGGGCCTGTCTGCGGCCGACGCGGGCGCGGTCGCCGACGCGGTCGCCAGGGCCGGTGTCCAGGGCACGGTCGGCTTCAACTACCGCAACGCGCCCGCCGTGGAGAGGGCCCGGCAGCTCATCGCGGCCGGTGACATCGGCACGGTCACACATGTCCGCGTCCGCCTCTTCAGCGACTACGCCGCCCACCCGGACGGCGCCCTGACCTGGCGGTACGAGCGCGAGCGCGGCGGCAGCGGAGTGCTGGGCGACCTCGCCTCGCACGGCGCGGACCTGGCGCGTTTCCTGCTCGGCGAGATCGCCGCGCTCACCGCCGACACGGCCGTCTTCGTGCCCGAGCGGTCCCGTCCGACGGGCGCCACGGCCGGGCACACGCTTGCGGCGGGCGGTGAGCGCGGTCCGGTGGAGAACGAGGACTACGTCTCCTGCCTGCTGCGGTTCGCCTCCGGCGCCCGGGGTGTCCTGGAGGCGTGCCGGGTGTCGGTCGGCGAGCAGAACAACTACGGCTTCGAGGTGCACGGCACGAAGGGTGCGGTGTTCTGGGACTTCCGCAGGATGAACGAGCTGGGCGTGAGCACCGGCACGTCGTACCAGGACCAGCCGGTCAGTACGGTGTTCGTCGGGCCGGGCGACGGGGAGTTCGGGGCGTTTCAGCCGGGGGCGGCGAACGCGATGGGGTACGACGATCTGAAGGTCATCGAGGCTCACCGGTTTGTGCGGTCGGTGGCTGAGGGGACGTCGTACGGGGCGACGTTGACGGACGCGGTGCGGAGCGCTGCCGCGCTGGATGCGATGAGTCGGTCGGTGGAGTCGGGGGCGTGGGTGTCGGTGGGGGCGTGA
- a CDS encoding LacI family DNA-binding transcriptional regulator, giving the protein MGHPFPIREIARQAGLSEATVDRVLNGRGGVRESTRREVRQAIADLDRQRTQVRLVGRTFMIDIVMQAPERFTTAVRAALEAELPALHPAVVRSRFHFRETGPVADLAADLDRIARRGSQGVILKAPDVPEITAAVGRLVAAGIPVVTLVTDLPSSARLAYVSIDNRAAGATAAYLMGQWLGELPGNVLTSLSSGFFRNEEEREMGFRGAMRARHPERALVEITEGQGLDATQYDLVRDALKRDPDIRAVYSIGGGNIATLRAFADLGRECAVFVAHDLDHDNTHLLREHHLSCVLHHDLRQDMHEACRTIMRTHGALPPAGPTLPSAIQVVTPYNMPPH; this is encoded by the coding sequence ATGGGCCACCCCTTCCCGATCCGGGAGATCGCACGTCAGGCAGGCCTCAGCGAGGCCACCGTCGACCGCGTCCTCAACGGCAGGGGCGGCGTGCGCGAGAGCACCCGGCGGGAGGTGCGGCAGGCCATCGCCGACCTGGACCGACAGCGCACCCAGGTCCGGCTGGTCGGCCGTACGTTCATGATCGACATCGTGATGCAGGCGCCCGAGCGGTTCACCACCGCCGTCCGGGCCGCCCTGGAGGCCGAGCTGCCCGCCCTCCACCCTGCCGTCGTGCGTTCCCGCTTCCACTTCCGGGAGACCGGCCCGGTGGCGGACCTGGCGGCGGACCTCGACCGCATCGCCCGACGCGGCTCGCAGGGCGTCATCCTCAAAGCACCGGACGTGCCCGAGATCACCGCCGCCGTCGGCCGACTGGTCGCCGCCGGTATCCCGGTCGTCACCCTGGTGACCGACCTGCCCTCCAGCGCCCGCCTCGCCTACGTGAGCATCGACAACCGGGCCGCCGGCGCCACCGCCGCCTACCTGATGGGCCAGTGGCTCGGCGAACTCCCCGGCAACGTACTCACCAGCCTCAGCAGCGGCTTCTTCCGCAACGAGGAGGAGCGTGAGATGGGCTTCCGGGGCGCGATGAGGGCCCGGCACCCCGAGCGCGCCCTCGTCGAGATCACCGAGGGGCAGGGCCTGGACGCCACCCAGTACGACCTGGTCCGGGACGCCCTGAAACGCGACCCCGACATCCGCGCCGTGTACTCGATCGGCGGCGGCAACATCGCGACGCTACGGGCCTTCGCGGACCTGGGCCGCGAGTGCGCGGTGTTCGTCGCCCACGACCTCGACCACGACAACACCCACCTGCTGCGCGAACACCACCTGTCCTGCGTCCTCCACCACGACCTCCGCCAGGACATGCACGAGGCCTGCCGCACCATCATGCGCACCCACGGCGCCCTCCCACCCGCGGGCCCCACCCTGCCATCCGCGATCCAGGTGGTCACCCCATACAACATGCCCCCACACTGA